One part of the Streptomyces nigra genome encodes these proteins:
- a CDS encoding single-stranded DNA-binding protein — protein MNETIICAVGNVATQPVYRELPTGPSARFRLAVTSRYLDRAKNEWTDGHTNFFTVWANRQLATNAAASLNVGDPVVVQGRLKVRSDVRDGQSWMSADLEATSIGHDLARGTSAFRRASRPEQGTAAASAQPEPEWETPPPTASQAQQAEEPAMVT, from the coding sequence ATGAACGAGACGATCATCTGCGCGGTGGGCAACGTGGCGACGCAGCCGGTGTACCGGGAGCTGCCGACGGGGCCGTCCGCGCGGTTCAGGCTGGCGGTGACCTCGCGGTACCTGGACCGCGCGAAGAACGAGTGGACCGACGGGCACACCAACTTCTTCACGGTGTGGGCGAATCGGCAGCTCGCCACGAACGCGGCGGCCTCGCTGAACGTGGGCGACCCGGTCGTGGTGCAGGGCCGGCTGAAGGTGCGGTCGGACGTGCGCGACGGGCAGAGCTGGATGTCGGCGGACCTCGAGGCGACGTCGATCGGCCACGATCTCGCGCGCGGCACCTCGGCGTTCCGGCGCGCGTCCAGGCCGGAGCAGGGCACCGCCGCCGCGAGTGCGCAGCCCGAACCGGAGTGGGAGACACCTCCGCCCACGGCCTCGCAGGCACAACAGGCGGAAGAACCAGCCATGGTGACGTGA
- a CDS encoding GntR family transcriptional regulator, whose protein sequence is MPSRHHEIADDLRHEITNGRIEPGERLPSEAGLADRYKVSTVTLRRALAVLQGEGLVEKIHGKGNFVRRPLRKIVYVGGWGTLDPWTAAETALRVTVRTNTVPAEGHLTTLLKVPTGSPLAEFFCISHEGESPHGLARIYIPRDLAPAGVLDDESSWRETATRFAVLSSPPPTVRETVSARPPTPDEASTLRLRSAVAVLAVTRLATDATGRVVEAALLVFPGHRVDAVFTTHHMTDERQTQE, encoded by the coding sequence ATGCCTTCACGCCATCACGAGATCGCCGACGATCTGCGGCACGAGATCACGAACGGGCGCATAGAGCCCGGCGAACGCCTGCCCTCCGAGGCCGGCCTCGCCGACCGATACAAGGTCAGCACGGTGACCTTGCGGAGGGCTCTCGCGGTCCTCCAGGGCGAAGGCCTCGTCGAGAAGATCCACGGCAAGGGCAACTTTGTCCGCCGCCCACTCCGGAAGATCGTGTACGTCGGGGGATGGGGAACGCTGGACCCGTGGACCGCCGCTGAAACGGCCTTGCGCGTCACGGTTCGCACCAACACGGTTCCGGCAGAGGGACATCTGACGACCTTGCTGAAGGTGCCGACAGGCAGCCCTCTCGCCGAGTTCTTCTGCATCAGCCACGAGGGAGAGTCACCGCACGGGCTGGCCCGCATCTACATCCCGCGCGACCTGGCACCGGCCGGAGTGCTGGACGACGAGTCCTCGTGGCGGGAGACAGCTACGCGATTCGCCGTCCTGAGCTCGCCGCCGCCAACTGTCCGGGAGACGGTAAGCGCCCGCCCGCCGACACCGGACGAAGCCTCGACCCTCCGGCTCCGCTCCGCCGTGGCAGTCCTCGCCGTCACACGCCTTGCGACCGACGCCACCGGGCGCGTCGTTGAGGCCGCGCTTCTGGTCTTTCCGGGGCACCGCGTCGACGCGGTCTTCACCACCCACCACATGACCGATGAGAGGCAGACGCAAGAATGA
- a CDS encoding YfjP family GTPase, translating to MTAVTDQDHTEHADQQEDGGHGAPEEALPGPVGADAQEPERRKLWRKPVNREAVAGGAPADDGHARAERTAADGDTPVRDGAPGDLDGHAHARADVSESGGRQEDGEGADGGGGASSPRASAASSAGSASSSDGSGAHAPSESSSSGTAESSTPWDDGLIARRVNETTTAAEQSAIVEPRVSVSPHAVTPLAYDGPLRSRLDALRELVGLSRTRLDNRTLSEAGRVLDEAAARRRLSGQHTVVAIAGATGSGKSQLFNALAGVTISETGVRRPTTSSPLACSWSDGAAGLIDRLGIPPRLRRRPAQNAASDGQLRGLVLVDLPDHDSAAVQHREQVDRVLGLVDAVIWVVDPEKYADAILHERYLRPMAGHAEIMFVVLNQVDRLPGEATDQVLDDLRRLLDEDGIALGEHGEPGAVVLALSALTGEGVGDLREALGQFVAERGAAARRIAADVDAAGWRLRPVYAASRRTGLSEEARDEFSARLADAIGATAAGEAAERAWLRNANRACGTPWLRLWRWYQDRGESTTGRLSPRVQADEEATARQRVEQAVRTVAEQASAGLPTPWAQAVREAAVKGAQGLPEALDDLGARAGLPPGRPPRPGWWPAAVLVQASMTILQVVGGLWLAAQIIGVMTPNLGVPVLLMVAGIIGGPLVEWGCRMAARGPARRYGQEAERRLREAAAGCGRARVLDPVAAELLRYREVREQYGRVMGVGSPAR from the coding sequence GTGACTGCCGTCACTGACCAGGACCACACGGAACACGCCGATCAGCAGGAGGACGGCGGGCACGGGGCCCCCGAGGAGGCCCTGCCCGGCCCGGTCGGGGCCGACGCCCAGGAGCCGGAGCGGCGCAAGCTCTGGAGGAAGCCCGTGAACAGGGAAGCGGTCGCGGGGGGCGCGCCCGCCGACGACGGCCACGCGCGCGCGGAGCGTACGGCGGCGGACGGTGACACGCCGGTCCGCGACGGCGCTCCCGGCGACCTCGACGGCCACGCACACGCGCGTGCCGATGTGTCCGAGTCCGGAGGCCGTCAGGAGGACGGGGAGGGGGCGGATGGAGGCGGGGGCGCGTCGTCCCCTCGTGCATCGGCCGCTTCATCGGCTGGTTCCGCGTCGTCGTCCGACGGCTCCGGCGCGCATGCCCCGTCCGAGTCGTCGTCCTCCGGTACGGCGGAGTCCTCGACCCCCTGGGACGACGGGCTGATCGCGCGGCGCGTCAACGAGACGACCACCGCTGCCGAGCAGTCCGCGATCGTGGAGCCCCGGGTGTCCGTGTCGCCGCACGCCGTGACGCCGCTCGCCTACGACGGGCCGTTGCGGTCGCGGCTCGACGCGCTGCGTGAGCTCGTCGGGTTGTCGCGTACGCGGCTCGACAACCGCACGCTCTCCGAGGCCGGACGGGTCCTCGACGAGGCGGCCGCCCGTCGCAGGCTGTCCGGGCAGCACACGGTCGTCGCCATCGCGGGGGCCACGGGAAGCGGCAAGTCGCAGCTGTTCAACGCGCTCGCCGGCGTCACCATCTCCGAGACCGGCGTACGGCGGCCGACGACCTCCTCGCCGCTCGCGTGCAGCTGGAGCGACGGCGCGGCCGGGCTCATCGACCGCCTCGGCATCCCGCCCCGGCTGCGCCGCCGCCCCGCGCAGAACGCGGCGTCGGACGGGCAGCTGCGCGGGCTCGTCCTGGTCGACCTGCCGGACCACGACTCGGCGGCCGTCCAGCACCGCGAGCAGGTCGACCGGGTACTGGGGCTCGTCGACGCGGTCATCTGGGTCGTCGACCCGGAGAAGTACGCCGACGCGATCCTGCACGAGCGCTATCTGCGACCCATGGCCGGGCACGCCGAGATCATGTTCGTCGTCCTGAACCAGGTCGACCGGTTGCCCGGGGAGGCCACCGACCAGGTCCTCGACGATCTGCGGCGGCTGCTGGACGAGGACGGCATCGCGCTGGGCGAGCACGGTGAGCCAGGTGCCGTCGTGCTGGCCCTGTCGGCTTTGACCGGGGAAGGCGTCGGGGACCTGCGGGAGGCGCTCGGGCAGTTCGTGGCGGAGCGGGGTGCCGCGGCGCGCCGGATCGCCGCCGACGTGGACGCCGCCGGGTGGCGGCTGCGGCCGGTGTACGCGGCCAGCAGGCGGACGGGGCTGAGCGAGGAGGCGCGGGACGAGTTCTCCGCCCGGCTCGCGGACGCCATCGGCGCCACCGCGGCCGGGGAGGCCGCCGAACGGGCCTGGCTGCGCAACGCCAACCGCGCCTGCGGGACGCCCTGGCTGCGGCTGTGGCGGTGGTACCAGGACCGCGGCGAGTCGACGACCGGACGGCTGTCCCCGCGCGTCCAGGCGGACGAGGAGGCCACCGCGCGCCAGCGTGTCGAGCAGGCGGTGCGGACGGTCGCGGAGCAGGCCTCGGCCGGGCTTCCGACGCCGTGGGCGCAGGCGGTGCGCGAGGCGGCCGTGAAGGGCGCCCAAGGGCTGCCCGAGGCGCTGGACGATCTCGGGGCGCGGGCCGGACTGCCGCCCGGGCGGCCGCCGCGGCCCGGCTGGTGGCCGGCGGCCGTGCTGGTGCAGGCGTCCATGACGATCCTCCAGGTCGTCGGCGGGCTCTGGCTGGCCGCGCAGATCATCGGCGTCATGACGCCCAACCTGGGCGTGCCGGTGCTGCTGATGGTGGCCGGCATCATCGGCGGGCCGCTCGTCGAGTGGGGCTGCCGGATGGCGGCCCGCGGACCGGCACGCCGCTACGGCCAGGAGGCGGAACGGCGGCTGCGGGAGGCGGCGGCCGGGTGCGGCCGGGCCCGGGTGCTGGATCCGGTGGCGGCGGAGCTGCTGCGGTACCGGGAGGTTCGGGAGCAGTACGGGAGGGTGATGGGGGTGGGGTCGCCGGCGCGGTGA
- a CDS encoding dynamin family protein produces the protein MVTLDVRPQLLDALSALRDRVAAARFPLPLAGAPRARANRDELLAQLDDYLVPRLKEPEAPLLAVVGGSTGAGKSTLVNSLVGRRVTEAGVLRPTTRTPVLVCHPDDHHWFSGMRVLPDLTRVWAPEQDPAEDLMLPGEETERVLRIETADTLPTGLALLDAPDIDSLIADNRALAAELICAADIWIMVTTAARYADAVPWHLLRTAKEYDASLVTVLDRVPHQVVSEVSRQYGALLTKAGLGEVPRFTVPELPESAWGGGLLPATAVAPLRTWLAHQVQDPAARAHAVARTANGLLDSLKARMPELAGAAAAQYAAALRLTGAVDAAYDSEYARVRGRLQAGAVLAGDALKRWRAFPLDCTAGELLDSLVESLSTLLLCAVTAADERVDDAWRREPAAAAPELTARDPLPESVEHRIGVAVRRWRRELEEYAEDEVTDLERTAPPDPEVVTALVATALLGGRRARSAGEGLAERIGAHGALRLRDRAGRLLNEHLDRVMYSERERRLAPLDALEVHPDPQAELIAALSVLQKER, from the coding sequence GTGGTGACCTTGGACGTACGGCCTCAGCTGCTCGACGCACTTTCCGCCCTGCGCGACCGTGTCGCGGCCGCACGCTTCCCGCTGCCCCTGGCAGGGGCGCCACGCGCGCGTGCCAACCGTGACGAACTGCTCGCCCAGCTCGACGACTATCTGGTGCCCCGCCTCAAAGAGCCCGAAGCGCCGCTCCTGGCCGTCGTGGGCGGGTCCACCGGCGCCGGCAAGTCGACGCTCGTCAACTCGCTCGTGGGCCGGCGCGTGACCGAAGCGGGGGTGTTGCGACCCACGACACGCACCCCGGTGCTGGTCTGCCATCCGGACGACCATCACTGGTTCAGCGGGATGCGTGTCCTACCCGACCTCACGCGCGTGTGGGCGCCCGAACAGGACCCAGCCGAGGATCTGATGCTGCCCGGTGAGGAGACCGAGCGCGTCCTGCGGATCGAGACCGCGGACACGCTCCCCACCGGACTCGCCCTCCTCGACGCGCCCGACATCGACTCCCTGATCGCGGACAACCGCGCCCTCGCCGCGGAGCTCATCTGCGCCGCCGACATCTGGATCATGGTGACGACGGCCGCCCGGTACGCCGACGCCGTGCCGTGGCATCTGCTGCGCACCGCCAAGGAGTACGACGCCAGCCTCGTGACCGTCCTGGACCGGGTCCCCCACCAGGTCGTCTCCGAGGTGTCCCGGCAGTACGGCGCGCTGCTCACCAAGGCGGGCCTCGGCGAGGTGCCCCGCTTCACCGTCCCGGAACTGCCCGAGTCGGCCTGGGGCGGCGGACTGCTCCCGGCCACCGCCGTGGCGCCGCTGCGCACCTGGCTCGCCCATCAGGTCCAGGACCCCGCGGCCCGGGCCCACGCCGTGGCCCGTACCGCCAACGGCCTGCTCGACTCCCTCAAGGCCCGTATGCCCGAGCTGGCCGGGGCCGCCGCCGCCCAGTACGCCGCCGCGCTCCGGCTCACGGGTGCGGTCGACGCGGCGTACGACAGCGAGTACGCACGCGTGCGTGGCCGGCTCCAGGCCGGTGCCGTGCTCGCCGGTGACGCACTCAAACGGTGGCGTGCCTTCCCCCTCGACTGCACCGCCGGGGAACTCCTCGACTCGCTGGTCGAGAGCCTGAGCACCCTCCTCCTGTGCGCCGTCACGGCCGCCGACGAGCGCGTCGACGACGCCTGGCGGCGCGAACCGGCCGCCGCCGCGCCCGAACTGACGGCCCGGGACCCGCTGCCGGAGAGCGTGGAACACCGCATCGGCGTGGCGGTACGGCGGTGGCGCCGGGAGCTGGAGGAGTACGCCGAGGACGAGGTCACCGACCTCGAGCGGACCGCGCCCCCGGATCCCGAGGTCGTCACCGCGCTCGTCGCCACGGCGCTGCTCGGCGGGCGCCGGGCCCGTTCCGCCGGGGAGGGGCTCGCCGAGCGGATCGGGGCCCATGGCGCGCTGCGGCTGCGCGACCGGGCCGGACGGCTCCTCAACGAGCACCTGGACCGCGTCATGTACAGCGAACGCGAGCGCCGGCTCGCCCCGCTCGACGCGCTGGAGGTCCACCCGGACCCCCAGGCCGAACTCATCGCCGCGTTGTCCGTACTGCAGAAGGAGAGGTGA
- a CDS encoding GntR family transcriptional regulator, whose product MSEQPPYLRIADELRRRIAEHVWEPGDRLPSRAQIGQECGVGENVVRRAQELLISQGVLEGRAGSGTYVAEPRKRVRVVRSSARERPDASPFRADMKAVGRQGDWESRTEAKVLAPADIAARLGIDEGDLCVRTTYEFLADGRPVQLSTSWEPYDLTAGTLVVLPEGGPHAGAGVVNRMAAIGVTVSHAVEQPEPRQATAEEASLLGIQKAALVTHIRRTYYSDQGRPVETADIVVPAAHCEIVYEIPINR is encoded by the coding sequence ATGTCTGAGCAGCCGCCTTACCTCCGCATCGCTGACGAACTCCGGCGGCGGATCGCGGAGCACGTGTGGGAACCCGGGGACCGCCTGCCTTCCCGCGCCCAGATCGGCCAGGAGTGCGGGGTGGGCGAGAACGTGGTCCGTCGGGCGCAGGAGCTGCTGATCTCCCAAGGGGTGCTGGAGGGCCGCGCCGGATCGGGCACTTACGTCGCGGAGCCCCGGAAGAGGGTGCGGGTGGTCCGGTCGTCAGCGCGGGAGCGGCCCGACGCGTCACCGTTCCGGGCGGACATGAAAGCCGTGGGCAGGCAAGGGGATTGGGAGAGCCGGACCGAGGCCAAGGTGCTGGCTCCGGCGGACATCGCTGCACGGCTCGGCATCGACGAGGGCGACCTGTGCGTCCGGACCACGTACGAGTTCCTGGCCGACGGCAGGCCGGTGCAGCTGTCGACGAGTTGGGAACCGTACGACCTCACCGCCGGCACGCTCGTCGTCCTCCCCGAGGGAGGGCCCCACGCCGGGGCGGGAGTCGTGAACCGCATGGCCGCGATCGGCGTCACCGTCAGCCATGCCGTGGAGCAGCCGGAGCCGAGGCAGGCGACCGCCGAGGAGGCGTCACTTCTCGGTATCCAGAAGGCCGCACTCGTGACGCACATCCGGCGGACGTACTACAGCGACCAGGGGCGGCCCGTGGAGACGGCGGACATCGTGGTGCCCGCCGCTCACTGCGAGATCGTCTACGAGATCCCCATCAACCGCTAG
- a CDS encoding integrase has product MPGHPALTRILRQHIEDEGLKPDDLLFQGENGGILAGSVIRRAWRGARKAALPPHLFESPTGKRGYDNRHTRLTKWLNDGVPPAQVAEWAGNSVPVLLATYARCVEGQLPDLKRRLEAAGDLPDLSDAD; this is encoded by the coding sequence GTGCCGGGTCATCCCGCCCTCACTCGCATCCTGCGACAGCACATCGAGGACGAAGGACTCAAGCCGGATGATCTTCTGTTCCAGGGGGAGAACGGCGGCATCCTCGCGGGTTCCGTCATTCGCCGGGCCTGGCGTGGCGCTCGTAAGGCAGCACTGCCTCCCCACCTCTTCGAGTCGCCGACCGGTAAGCGGGGGTACGACAACCGGCACACCCGCCTGACCAAGTGGCTCAACGACGGGGTCCCGCCCGCTCAGGTGGCCGAGTGGGCCGGGAACAGCGTGCCTGTGCTGCTCGCCACCTACGCACGATGCGTCGAAGGGCAGCTGCCGGACCTGAAGAGGCGGCTCGAAGCCGCAGGGGATCTGCCCGACCTGTCCGACGCCGACTGA